From Providencia sp. R33, a single genomic window includes:
- a CDS encoding fimbrial protein — translation MKKCVQLFAAGLTIYTVGVSSGYAFTCTDSTGNILQSSNVTQTANAYVNLQPSVQPGQNLVVDLSQSISCKNDAPTTRRDLVSMIRGSAFGGALANFNGSLKYYGINNTFPLVQPTHQQSFPSGNYTPWNTQLFLTPINAAGGIAIKKGTHFATLVMYQVGSNIIGGGNVHTATFTWNLYTNNDVLIPIGGCDVSSRNVIVNLPEYPGTAPVPLSVHCASGQNLYYYLSGTTDTRSNIFANTFSGTNSAKGVGIQLVRNGNAIAVNQKVALGRVTTGAVSLGLSARYGRTSGQVSAGKVQSIIGVTFTYD, via the coding sequence ATAAAAAAATGTGTTCAATTATTTGCAGCAGGTTTAACGATTTATACCGTGGGTGTTTCCTCAGGCTATGCTTTCACCTGTACAGATTCTACGGGTAACATATTACAAAGCAGCAATGTCACACAGACTGCGAATGCTTATGTGAACCTACAACCAAGTGTGCAACCTGGGCAAAATCTAGTCGTCGACTTATCACAATCCATTTCATGTAAAAACGATGCACCAACAACACGTCGGGACTTGGTGAGTATGATTAGAGGGTCTGCATTTGGTGGGGCACTTGCCAACTTTAATGGCTCACTAAAATACTATGGTATCAACAATACGTTTCCCCTTGTGCAACCCACGCACCAACAAAGTTTTCCGTCTGGGAATTATACCCCTTGGAATACTCAATTATTCCTAACACCTATTAATGCCGCGGGCGGGATTGCCATTAAAAAAGGTACACATTTTGCCACTCTTGTCATGTATCAAGTGGGTTCTAATATTATTGGCGGTGGTAACGTACATACGGCTACCTTTACATGGAACCTCTACACTAATAATGATGTACTCATTCCTATTGGTGGGTGTGATGTATCTTCACGAAATGTTATTGTAAATTTACCTGAATACCCTGGCACTGCGCCTGTACCGCTTTCGGTCCACTGTGCTTCAGGGCAAAACCTGTATTATTATCTTTCAGGAACTACTGATACTCGTTCAAATATTTTTGCGAATACGTTTTCGGGAACAAACTCGGCAAAAGGTGTCGGTATTCAACTGGTTCGTAATGGGAATGCAATAGCTGTTAATCAAAAAGTAGCTTTAGGTAGAGTCACTACAGGGGCTGTCAGCCTTGGCCTAAGTGCACGATATGGACGTACTTCAGGCCAAGTTTCAGCAGGAAAAGTACAGTCTATTATTGGTGTCACTTTTACTTATGACTAG
- a CDS encoding DUF2058 domain-containing protein: MAKLTLQEQMLQAGLVTSKKMAKVQRTAKKSRVQAREAREAVEENKKAQLERDKQLSEQQKQVALSKEYKAQVKQLIEMNKIEIVKGDIAFNFTDNNVIKQVMVDKTTQKQLISGRLAIARLVIDNSDVNGYAIIPAVVADKITQRDVESIVLNNALSEEELDEDDPYAEFQIPDDLMW; the protein is encoded by the coding sequence ATGGCAAAACTCACCTTACAAGAACAGATGCTACAGGCAGGGCTGGTCACCAGTAAAAAAATGGCCAAAGTCCAAAGAACCGCGAAAAAATCACGAGTACAAGCTCGTGAGGCTAGAGAAGCAGTAGAAGAAAACAAAAAAGCGCAACTTGAGCGTGATAAGCAGTTGAGCGAGCAGCAAAAACAAGTCGCTTTGTCGAAAGAATACAAAGCGCAAGTGAAGCAGCTTATCGAAATGAATAAAATTGAGATAGTAAAAGGCGATATTGCGTTTAACTTCACCGACAACAATGTTATTAAACAAGTGATGGTAGATAAAACCACGCAAAAACAACTGATTAGTGGGCGTTTGGCGATTGCCCGTTTGGTCATTGATAACAGTGATGTAAATGGATATGCAATTATCCCAGCGGTTGTCGCCGATAAAATTACTCAAAGAGATGTCGAGAGTATTGTCTTAAATAATGCATTGAGTGAAGAAGAACTGGATGAAGATGATCCGTATGCGGAGTTCCAGATCCCTGATGATTTGATGTGGTAA
- a CDS encoding RluA family pseudouridine synthase produces MSTIIDTFIAPPCHEQIDILYQDEYLLVINKPSGLLSLSGKNPQNLDSVHYRLVTLFPDCTLVHRLDFGTSGLMIIALNKAINAALCQQFSQRTVAKVYQALLCGHLDDNEGIIDAPIAKDPALFPRMSISEVNGKPARSRYLVKERFQQKMEEGITIPLTRVQLTPETGRTHQLRIHCQYLGHPILGCDLYGGQCLPGTEHAPRLMLHASELRFTHPISQKPLHFIHSSPF; encoded by the coding sequence ATGTCTACAATTATTGATACCTTCATTGCCCCCCCTTGCCATGAGCAGATTGATATCCTCTATCAAGACGAATATTTATTGGTTATCAATAAACCATCAGGGCTACTCAGTCTTTCTGGGAAAAATCCCCAGAACTTGGATTCTGTGCATTATCGATTAGTAACGTTATTTCCAGATTGCACCCTTGTCCATCGCTTAGATTTTGGCACTTCAGGGCTAATGATCATTGCCCTCAATAAAGCCATCAACGCAGCACTTTGCCAGCAGTTTAGCCAACGAACCGTTGCTAAAGTTTATCAAGCATTACTGTGTGGGCACTTGGATGATAATGAAGGGATAATTGATGCACCGATTGCAAAAGACCCAGCGCTATTTCCGCGGATGTCTATTAGTGAAGTGAATGGAAAGCCCGCACGCTCCCGTTATTTGGTGAAGGAACGCTTTCAACAGAAAATGGAAGAAGGTATAACTATCCCGTTAACACGAGTTCAGCTCACACCTGAAACGGGTCGCACCCACCAGCTACGCATTCATTGCCAATATTTGGGGCATCCCATTTTGGGATGTGATTTATATGGCGGTCAGTGTTTGCCTGGTACAGAACACGCGCCAAGGCTGATGTTACACGCCAGTGAGCTACGTTTTACACACCCAATTAGCCAAAAACCACTTCATTTTATTCATAGTAGCCCGTTCTAA
- a CDS encoding cold-shock protein: MKGTITTWFDDKGFGFIKDENGDNRYFHVIKVANPELIKKGAEVTFEPTTNNKGLSAFAVKVIPESKYIFIAGERLKLTAIKSFLVYSEEVPADAGIDKANTVLSVGALMSSIRPKTEVKPGDMRSLKKLAITTLHGTTLTFSEDEIDIEETVKRLNSCKN; the protein is encoded by the coding sequence ATGAAAGGAACAATCACAACGTGGTTTGACGATAAAGGCTTTGGATTTATCAAAGATGAAAACGGTGATAACCGTTATTTCCATGTGATTAAGGTTGCTAACCCTGAACTGATCAAAAAAGGCGCTGAAGTCACCTTTGAACCCACAACTAACAATAAAGGTTTGTCTGCTTTTGCTGTCAAAGTGATCCCTGAGAGCAAGTATATTTTTATTGCAGGTGAGCGTTTAAAACTCACTGCGATTAAATCTTTCCTCGTTTACAGTGAAGAAGTTCCTGCGGATGCGGGTATTGATAAAGCGAATACCGTGTTATCGGTCGGTGCATTGATGAGTAGTATTCGCCCAAAAACGGAAGTTAAGCCCGGTGATATGCGCTCACTGAAAAAATTAGCCATCACCACACTGCATGGAACGACGTTGACGTTTTCAGAAGATGAAATAGATATTGAAGAGACAGTAAAACGATTGAATTCATGCAAGAATTAG
- a CDS encoding helix-turn-helix domain-containing protein, with amino-acid sequence MTGKQLAKLMNVSQQQISRYEIGTTSITLDQLEQFLRILDKRWIDVIRFLEDESVVGIKTEKNESKNKYLSWKGYSTKSFINNF; translated from the coding sequence ATGACAGGAAAACAGTTGGCTAAATTAATGAATGTTAGCCAACAACAAATTTCGCGTTATGAAATAGGAACTACATCTATTACGCTAGATCAATTAGAACAATTTTTGAGAATACTGGATAAAAGATGGATAGATGTAATTCGGTTTCTTGAAGATGAATCAGTGGTTGGAATAAAAACAGAAAAAAATGAAAGTAAAAATAAATATCTTTCATGGAAAGGCTATTCTACTAAAAGCTTTATAAATAACTTCTAA
- the ecpA gene encoding common pilus major fimbrillin subunit EcpA, with protein sequence MLNKKMASVLLSTVIAASFATVANADTRTAQATATWQATAIKDTTSMLVVTPLKSLTFNYAEGQKSFNQQNGAFDIAIQGQAGATDFKLASKIIANTLARTTDDSKLTVGVKWNGEDLNKNTDLVLIDTSKGLTSGLDNLAADGIYNGSDRATDRGEFTFVIASAEAAGAATDFKALTDGTWDGDVKVQFTATWDGTFTPAP encoded by the coding sequence ATGTTAAATAAAAAAATGGCATCTGTTTTGCTATCAACAGTTATTGCTGCTTCTTTTGCAACCGTTGCTAATGCCGATACACGTACTGCTCAAGCGACTGCGACTTGGCAAGCAACAGCAATTAAAGATACAACAAGTATGTTAGTTGTTACTCCATTAAAAAGTTTAACGTTTAATTATGCTGAAGGCCAAAAAAGCTTTAACCAGCAAAATGGTGCATTCGACATTGCAATTCAAGGACAAGCTGGCGCTACAGATTTTAAATTAGCATCAAAAATTATTGCTAACACATTAGCAAGAACAACTGATGATTCCAAATTAACGGTTGGTGTTAAATGGAATGGCGAAGATCTAAATAAAAATACAGATTTAGTCTTAATTGATACATCAAAAGGTTTAACTTCTGGTTTAGATAATTTAGCAGCTGATGGTATCTACAATGGTTCTGATCGTGCTACAGACCGTGGTGAATTCACCTTTGTTATTGCAAGTGCTGAAGCGGCTGGTGCAGCAACAGACTTTAAAGCATTGACAGACGGTACATGGGATGGTGATGTGAAAGTTCAATTTACCGCAACTTGGGACGGTACTTTTACTCCAGCTCCTTAA
- a CDS encoding TcfC E-set like domain-containing protein: MRKSAIALSILSIIFSNSINADEMKSIKIGGYIIPPAFVSALEEGMSVPVFLRLNDEAKKSQSESKIADAVIVIDQDKIKLSSLHLIDNDQGAKLNNLLVDKLESKQNAIFNENNGIVIDNNAVLQLNISSFNLSLDVDKSAFAAKEHARQSVLGNSSVNSLSAVANYDLGVFQSRVKDAKDSSSSYFNLDALFAAAEHHFNVNASAYSIGKSNSNVELYRAMYERDFNGFRFALGLMSTWNLQSIASLTALSSSKIYAASIGNNSSSMVVNKQQSLTPIYAFLNSPGEVRIYRQGKLLNIQNFPMGNFEVDTSVLPYGIYEVTIETVVDGKVVTTQHQTINKSFGAITGNYDKLNWEIYGGYIDFDKRHYVRGEGSHSQTPEKSYLAGVSFAYNFPVLSGVRFQMSNYGFDKFVVQETSVNASLNNYISVAWQGMLENHGSHRNIATISVNIPEGYGSLWASKEKTVVTGDLPLYDADSYSYGGTINFDKIIDRTGSFTISNTKDRRVGSDSINYEYANTLFSGRYGTVGLRAGVQRYHYDNQNSTNEKYVNLDFSLPLSTWLSTGVSSTNGNVKANIYANKNFEDSVITNAGVSVSKLVRDKDNGESDFSTLGYASYDTKYNSGTVTINRPDNNRLNGNLTSRGSVAYSNGMITPSGQQGKSGVIINSDIKGSGSMVAKVNGQNYPISGKNTFIPLSPYSDYDIQLMNDGKSKDSFDIVSGRNKSVTLYPGNIALYQPEVRQLVTVFGRLKSPNGEYIKYASIRNHIGRTKTDQNGEFSMDVDVRYPVISLLQDDQQTICEADLNLQGARGALWVGEVTCEPQEAFAKR; the protein is encoded by the coding sequence ATGCGTAAGAGTGCTATTGCTTTATCAATATTGAGTATTATATTTTCGAATTCGATTAATGCTGATGAAATGAAAAGTATTAAGATTGGCGGATATATTATTCCTCCTGCATTTGTGAGTGCATTGGAGGAAGGAATGTCTGTACCTGTTTTTTTACGTCTGAATGATGAGGCTAAAAAAAGCCAGAGTGAAAGCAAAATTGCGGATGCAGTTATTGTCATTGATCAGGATAAAATTAAATTATCAAGTCTTCATCTCATTGATAATGATCAGGGTGCGAAACTTAATAACTTATTAGTTGATAAGCTTGAAAGTAAGCAAAATGCCATTTTTAATGAAAATAATGGCATTGTTATTGATAACAATGCCGTTCTTCAATTAAATATCTCTTCATTCAACCTATCATTAGATGTTGATAAATCCGCATTTGCAGCAAAAGAGCATGCGAGACAATCTGTCTTAGGAAATTCTTCAGTTAATTCACTTTCAGCCGTCGCCAATTATGATTTAGGTGTATTTCAGAGCAGAGTCAAAGACGCGAAAGACTCATCAAGTAGCTATTTTAATTTAGATGCCTTATTTGCTGCCGCAGAGCACCATTTTAATGTAAATGCTTCGGCTTACAGTATTGGAAAATCGAACTCGAACGTTGAGCTTTACCGTGCAATGTATGAACGCGATTTTAATGGATTTCGCTTTGCGCTAGGTTTAATGAGCACATGGAATTTACAATCGATTGCCAGTTTAACCGCCCTCAGTAGCAGTAAAATTTATGCCGCTTCCATCGGAAATAATTCATCCAGTATGGTAGTAAACAAACAACAGTCGTTAACGCCCATTTATGCTTTTTTAAATAGCCCTGGGGAAGTGCGTATTTACCGCCAAGGTAAATTATTAAATATTCAAAATTTCCCGATGGGTAATTTTGAAGTTGATACGAGCGTATTGCCTTATGGTATTTATGAAGTCACTATCGAAACGGTTGTTGATGGAAAAGTTGTCACTACGCAGCACCAAACAATTAATAAATCCTTCGGTGCAATAACGGGAAATTACGACAAGCTAAATTGGGAAATTTACGGTGGATATATTGATTTTGATAAGCGCCATTATGTAAGAGGTGAGGGCTCACATAGCCAGACCCCTGAAAAAAGTTATTTAGCGGGTGTTTCTTTTGCCTATAACTTCCCGGTGTTATCGGGTGTTCGTTTCCAAATGTCCAACTATGGGTTTGATAAATTTGTTGTACAAGAAACAAGTGTTAATGCCTCTTTAAATAACTATATTTCAGTTGCTTGGCAAGGCATGTTAGAAAATCATGGTAGCCATCGTAATATTGCAACGATTTCAGTCAATATCCCCGAGGGGTACGGTTCTTTATGGGCATCTAAAGAAAAGACCGTCGTGACGGGCGATTTACCACTTTATGATGCGGATAGTTATTCTTATGGCGGTACCATTAATTTTGACAAAATTATTGATAGAACAGGCTCGTTTACTATCAGTAATACCAAAGACCGCCGTGTTGGCAGTGACTCAATTAACTATGAATACGCCAATACATTATTCTCTGGTCGTTATGGCACAGTAGGGTTAAGGGCGGGTGTTCAGCGTTATCATTATGATAATCAAAACAGTACCAACGAAAAATATGTGAATCTTGACTTCTCTTTGCCGCTCTCTACATGGCTTAGCACTGGCGTTTCTTCGACAAACGGGAACGTAAAAGCCAATATTTATGCGAATAAGAATTTTGAAGACTCTGTGATTACCAATGCGGGGGTTTCAGTTTCAAAATTAGTTCGTGATAAAGATAATGGCGAGTCTGATTTTTCAACGCTAGGTTATGCGTCTTACGACACGAAATATAATTCAGGGACTGTGACGATTAATAGGCCTGATAATAACCGACTCAATGGTAACTTAACTTCACGTGGTTCAGTGGCCTACAGTAACGGAATGATCACGCCGAGCGGACAGCAAGGTAAATCTGGCGTCATTATTAACTCAGATATTAAAGGTAGTGGCAGCATGGTGGCTAAAGTGAATGGCCAAAACTACCCAATCAGTGGGAAAAATACGTTTATTCCATTGTCTCCTTATTCTGACTATGACATCCAATTAATGAACGATGGTAAATCAAAAGACAGTTTTGATATTGTCTCTGGCCGGAATAAATCCGTCACATTATATCCTGGAAATATTGCTCTTTATCAACCCGAAGTCAGGCAATTAGTGACCGTATTTGGTCGTCTGAAATCCCCTAATGGTGAATATATAAAATATGCCTCCATTCGAAACCACATCGGTCGAACAAAAACAGACCAAAATGGTGAGTTTTCCATGGACGTTGATGTTCGATATCCCGTGATATCACTATTACAAGACGACCAACAGACTATTTGCGAAGCCGATTTAAACCTGCAAGGTGCACGCGGTGCATTATGGGTTGGTGAGGTGACTTGTGAGCCTCAAGAAGCATTTGCTAAACGTTAA